TGGTGTGGCCGAAGTTGAGGAACTCGCGGACGCCGGCCGTGTCGAGCTCGTCCTTCGCCACGATGTGCGCCTTGTGGCGCGCCGAGCGCGCCACGACGTCCACGAGCGTCGCCGCGTCGCACGCGAGGATTTTCTTCCAGTGCAGTGCGAGGTGGCGCACGAAGGGCCGGTCGAAGGCGAGCGCGTATTTTACGACCTCGCCCAGGCTCGCGAGAACCTCGCGGCGCGGAAGGGTCTTCAAGACCGAGACGTCGCAGACGACGAGGCGCGGCTGGTGGAAAACGCCCACGGCGTTCTTGGCGCGCGGGTGGTTGACGCCCGTCTTCCCCCCGATGGCGCTGTCGACCTGCGCAAGGAGCGTCGTCGGCGCCTGCACGAGCGGGATGCCGCGGTAGAACGTCCCGGCGGCGAATCCCGCCGCGTCGCCCACCGTGCCGCCGCCCAGGGCGATGAGGGGCGTGCGGCGCTCGACGTTGTTTCGAAGAAGGAAGTCGTAGATGCGCGCAAGCACGTCCAGGTCCTTGGCGCGCTCTCCGCACGGAAGCGCCATGGTGGATACTTTCCACTTCGCGCGACGGAAGGCCTCCTCCGCGCGCTGCGCGTGGCGGTGTCTTAAATGGTAATCGGTGACCAATACGGCCCGCTCCTTGAACCCGTGCCGCGCCATGAGGTGCGGCAGCTTGTCCAGGAGCCCCGCGCCGATGTAGACGGGGTAGGGTTTTCTCGCGAGGGCGACGCGGACGGTTTTCATTGGCGGGGCCGGGAGGACTTGGACTGCGGGGGCGCGATTCCGTCCCACAAAAGTTTTCTCAGAATGCGCTCGACGATCTGCCGGGGCGTCGACCCGCCGGTGGCGACCCGGATCGAGGCGCGCCGGTAGAGGGGGCGCCGCTTCGACAGGAGGGCGGCCAGATAATTTTTCCGCTTGGCGGGCGGCACGCCGCGGAGCATAGGGCGATTCTCGATCCCGTCGTTTTCGATCCGCCGAAGCGCCTCCGCGGGGGAGACGCACAGGTAGATGAGGAGGCCGCTTTCCTCGACGGCGTGCCGGTTCCGCTCGCTCGCGAGGGCGCCGCCCCCGAGCGCTATCACGGTTCGGCGCTTCCTTGCGGCGCGTTGGATTTCCAGCTCCTCCATTTTGCGGAAGGCGGCTTCGCCCTTGGAGGAAAAGATTTTCGCGATGGGTTTGCGCGCGCGGTGCTCGATGGCGCTGTCCACATCGTGAAACCGCCAGCCGAGGCGCTGCGCCAGGCGCTTTCCCACGGTGGTCTTTCCCGAGGCCATAAAGCCGGTCAGGTAGATATTTTTCTTACTTGTGCGGCCGTGCGGCATGGTGCGCCTTGATTTCCTCCATGGAATCGCCCCCGTATTTTTCCAGAAAAGCGTCCGCCAGCACGAGCGCCACGAGCGACTCGGCCACGACGCCCGCCGTGGGAACGGCGCAGACGTCGGAGCGCTCCACGTGCGCCTCGGCCTCCTCTTTCGTTTCGAGGTTGATGCTCCGCACGGGGCGCATGAGCGTCGCGATCGGCTTCATCGCCGCGCGCACGACGAGCGGCTGGCCCGTCGTGACGCCGCCGTCGACGCCGCCCGAGCGGTTCGTCTTCCGCTCGGCGCGCGTTTTGTCCCCGCTCCAGAAAATCTCGTCGTGCACCTCGGAGCCCCGGCGCCGCGCAGCCTCGAAGCCGAGGCCGACCTCGACGCCCTTGATGGCGTTGAGGCTCATCAAGGCCTGCGCGAGCGCGCCCTCGAGGCGGCGGTCCCAATGGGCGTAGCTCCCGAGGCCCACGGGAAGGCCGCCGGCCGCGACCTCGACGACGCCGCCCAGCGTGTCGCCCGCCTCCCCGGCGTCGTCGATTGCTTTCACCATGCGCTTTTCCGCGCCCTTGTCGAGGCAGCGTACCGGCGAGGCGTCCGCGCGCGTGTTGAGCTCGGATACCGGGAAATTAATTTCGCTCTCGTCGCGCACGTCGCCTATGGAGACGACGCGGCTTCCGACGTGGATGCCGAACTCTTCGAGAAATTTCCGCGCGATGCTCGCGAGCGCAACGCGCATGGCGGTCTCGCGGGCGCTTGCGCGCTCGAGGACGTTCCGCACGTCACTGAAGCCGTACTTGACGACGCCCTGCATGTCGGCGTGGCCGGGGCGTGGGACGCGCACCGCGCGGAGCGATTCGTCGCCTCCCGCCTCCACGGCCATCACCTCTTCCCAGTTCTTCCAGTCGCGGTTGTGCACCAGGAGCCCGATGGGGCTTCCGAGCGTCTTCCCGTGGCGGACGCCGCTCAGGATTTCCGCCTTGTCCCTTTCGATTTTCATACGCCCGCCGCGCCCGTAGCCCATCTGGCGGCGCGCGAGGTGGGCGTCGATGTAGGCGGCTTCTAGCGCGAGTCCGGCGGGCATGCCCTCGAGGATGCCCACGAGGCCGCGCCCGTGCGATTCACCTGCGGTCAGATAGCGGAGTGGCATGCTCTTTCCTCAACGTTTTGTTTACACGAGTCGAAGTACGGACCATAATGGATTTCCTTTTTTTCACTCTTTCGGAAGAGCACACGGAAAAAATCACTTATAGGTAAGGCAAACGTATGACTCCAATAGCTGCGAGCGACTCTATCTTTAGTTTTAACTTCCGCTAGCTCAGCAACCTCGACTCCATTCTTCAGCCAAACTGTTTCCACATAATTTCCAGCCACCACGGCTTGGCAGAGTTCTCGGACATCCTGTTCGATATCTTTGCTATGTTCAATATCCCACGGCCCCTCGTACGTGATTCCTCGGCCAAATGACAGGGAAAAATATTTTGGGAATTGCGGCTCGTCATCACCGATTATGGTGATCTCAGCAGCGCCAGAACGGAGGGGAGCGATTGTAGCAGAGATGTCACCACCATCCAGCTTTTCAACGGAAAGGGTAGCGCAGCCGCTGGGGAGCATGTCAATTATCTCCTTCGCAAACCTTACTATGGCAACATTAAGAGAGATGCAAGGACACTGCTCTTTGTCACCCTTGATTCTTCTTGACCGAGCCCGAAAAAGTACAAAGCCCATACCTAGTCTTGTAATGCCTTCTCTATCGCAAGCAACGTTTTAGGCGAAATGGATTCCCCGAACCAGATCTTCCACGTCTCGGCGGCCTGCGCGACGAGCATGCCGAGGCCGAAGACCACGTCGCACCCCTGCTTGCGCGCCGCGCGGAGAAACGGCGTCCATTCTGGACGGTAGATCAGGTCGTACGCGACGGCTTCCTTCGGGAGACGCACGCCGCGCGGAAGCGGCGACGAGCGGCCGTCGAGGCCAGCGGAGGTGGCGTTCACGACGAGCGCCGGCTTTTCCTCCTCCAGAATTTCCTCAAGCGGCTTCCTCGAGAGCGAATGGACGTTGATCTTGCCCTTCATCTCTCTTGCGAGCCGCGCGGCGCGCGCCGGGGTCCGGTTGAAAAGATGTATCGCCCCGACGCGTTCCTTCTTTAACGCCGCGCACACAGCCCGGGAGGCCCCGCCCGCGCCGAGTACGACGCATACCTTCCCTCGGAGCGTCGTCCGCTGCCGCTTGAGCGGGGCCATAAATCCTGCCACGTCCGTATTATAGCCGCTGCGTTTTCCTCCGCGAAACCGCACCACGTTCACCGCCCCGAGCGCCCGCGCCTCCGGGGCCGTGCGGTCGAGCAGCGGGACGATTTTTTCCTTGTGCGGAAGCGTGACGTTGAGGCCCACCCACGGGGACTCGCAGACGGCGTCGAGCGTCGCGGCGAGGCCCTCCGGCCGTACGTCGATGGCCGTGTATTCGAGGGGCGCGCGCATCGCTTCGGAGAACGCGCGGAAAATCGCGGGCGAAAGCGAGTGCTTCACGGGATGGCCGATGACGGCGGCGAATTTCATGAGGAGAGTTTCTCCAAGTCCTCGAAAAATCCCGGGTACGAAACCTCAACGCACCGCGCGTCCGAGAGGACCGTCTCGCCCTCGGCCACGAGTGCAGCGACGGCGAACGCCATCGCGAGCCGGTGGTCGCCCGTCGTATCCACTTCCGCGCCGCGAAGCGGCGTCGGCCCCTCGACGCAGAGCGCGTCGCCCTGCACCTCGGCGCGCGCGCCCATCCGGCGCAGGTTGGACGCGACGCCTTCGAGGCGGTTCGATTCCTTCACGCGGAGCTCGCCCGCGCCCTCGATTCGCGTCGCGCCGTGCGCCTGGGTGGCCAGTACGGCCAGGACCGGCACCTCGTCCACGAGCGCGGGCAGGCGCCTCGCCTCGACGCGCACGCCGTACAGGGGCGAGAAGCGCGCGCGCAACGTTCCGCGCGGCTCCACCTCCGCCTCGTTCCTCCCGCTCGCGCGCACGCGCCCGCCCATCTCCCGGATAATTTCTAAAAAGCCCGTGCGCGTGGGATTGAGGCCGACGCCGGGGAGCGTGACGTCGGAGCCCTCGACGAGCGCCGCGGCCGCGAGAAAAAACGAGGCCGACGAAACGTCTCTCGGGACGCTTATCGAGCAGCCTCCGTGGAGCGCCGTAGGCCGGAACGTGATGCGGTCGCCGCTTGCGCTCAGGCCCTCGCTCGTCGTCATGGCGCTCAGCATGCGCTCGGTGTGGTCGCGCGTCCCGAAGGGGTCGCGCACCGAGGATTTCTCGTCGGCGAAGAGCGAGGCGAGAAGAAGCGCCGACTTCACCTGCGCGCTCGGCACGGGGAGCTCGTAGCGGAGGGCGTGGAGCGGGCGCCGGCCGCGAATCCTGACCGGAGAATACTCGCCGTCCCGGAGCTCGATCTCGGCGCCCATCCGCCGCAGCGGCTCGGCCACGCGCTTCATCGGCCTGCGGCGGAGCGAATCGTCCCCCGTGATTTCCGCCTCGAACGTCTGTCCCGAGAGCACGCCCATGAGAAGGCGCGTCGTGGTGCCGGAGTTCTGCGCGTCGAGCGCGTGCGGGGAGGGCGCGAGGGACTCTTCGAGGCCGCGCCCGTGCACGACGACGGTCTCGCCCTCCGCTTCCACGCGCACGCCGAGCGCCTCGAGGCAGCGCCGCGTGGCCGCGACGTCGGCACCGGGAGCGAGGTTCTCGATTCGCGTCGCGCCCTCCGCCAGGGCGCCGAGGATGAGCGCCCGGTGCGAGACGGATTTGTCGCCGGGAACCTCGACGGCGCCGCGGAGCGGGTTCGAGGCCGGATGCACGGCCCGCGTCGTCACAGCTCGAATCCGAGCGCCTTGCTCATGGCGCGCAGGTCGCGCATAAGAAGCGTGAACTGGTCCGGAAGAAGCGCCTGCGGGCCGTCGCAGAGAGCCTCCTCGGGGCGGTCGTGCACGTCCAGCATGATGCCGTGCGCCCCGACGGCCGCGGCGGCGCGCGACATGGGGATCACCTTGTCGCGGGCGCCCACGCCGTGGCTCGGGTCCACGATGACGGGCAGGTGGCTGAGCTGCTTGACCACGGGCACGGCGCTCAGGTCGAGCGTGTTGCGCGTGTGGCTCGAGAACGTGCGGATGCCGCGCTCGCATAGGAAGACGTCGCTCGTTCCCCCGCTCAGCAGGTATTCCGCCGCCTGGAGCCACTCGTCGATCGTGGCCGAAAAGCCGCGCTTGAGCATGACGGGCTTCTTGGCTTCGCCCACCTCCCGCAGGAGGGCGAAATTCTGCATGTTGCGCGTGCCTATCTGAAGCACGTCGGCGTACTCTACCACCTTTTCGAGACTCCGCTGGTCGAGCACTTCGGTCACGACGGGGAGGCCGGTTTCCTCGCGCGCCGCCGCGAGGATTTTCAGCCCCTCCTCGCCGAGCCCCTGAAACGAGTAGGGCGAGGTGCGCGGCTTGTAGGCGCCGCCGCGCAGCCAGTGCGCCCCGGCGCGCGCGACGAAGCGCGCGATGCGGACCGTCTGCTCCTCGGTCTCGACGGCGCAGGGACCCGCAATCACGACGAACTGGCTGCCGCCCATGGACGCCTTCCCGACGCGGAAGACGGTGTTCTCGCGCTTGAAATCCCTCCCCGGCAGTTTGTAGGGCCTCGTGACGCGCAGCGCCTGCTTGACGCCGGGAAGAATTTCGAACTCTCCCGGGTCGAGCGCGCCCGGGTTTCCCGTGACGCCCACGGCCACGTTCTGCGCGCCGGGAATGACGTGGGCCTTGAAGCCCATGCCTTCGATTTTCTTCACGACGGTTTCCAGTTGTTCGTCCGTATGCATGGAATCCATGACTATGAGCATCGCAATTTCTCCTTTCGATCTAGCGTTTAAGGTTTCGGCGCATCCGATGGGCGCGCCGGAACGCCCCTTCGATTCGCTTCGGCGAGAGCGTTTCCAGGTCTTTAAGGTGTTTTAGAAAAATTTTCATGGCCGCCTTGATGTCTTTGGGGTTCGTGGCGAAGATGTCCCGCCAAATGGCGTGAGGCGAGGAGGCGATGCGCGTCATTCCCTGAAGCCCCGGCCCCACGAGGCGGCGCGCCATCCGGCTTCGGGCCAGGGGCGGCCCCGTGGTGACGGCGAGCACCGTCGAAACAAGCTGGGGCAGGTGGCTCGTGGCGGCGACGATCCGGTCATGCTCACGGGGATTCATCAAAATGGTCTTCGCCCCGAGCGAGGTCGCGAGCTTGCGCAGGATGCGCGCACGCGGCGGCAGACGCTTGCCCCGCACGGGAGTGAGAATCCACTTCGTGCCCTCGAAGAGGTCGGTGCGGGCATGTTCGATGCCACGCTCCTCGGAGCCCGTCATGGGGTGGCCCCCGACGAAGGTAGCGTGCTTGGGCAGGGCGCTTGCCGCGGCGCGGCACACCTCGGCCTTCGTGCTTCCCATGTCGGTCCAGAGGCTCCCGGGCTTGGCCCACTTCGCCCATGCCCGAATCATTCGGACGGTCACGTCGATGGGCGTTGCAAAGACGACGAGGTCCGCCGAGGCCGCCTCGCGCGGGTCCGAGGTGACGCGCCGCAGGATGCCGCGCGGGATTTTTCGCCCTGGCTTCGGGCGCACGTAGCCCACGACGGTGGCGCCCGGCCACTGCGCGCGGAGCGCTTTCGCGAGCGAGCCTCCCATGAGCCCGAGGCCCACGATGGAGACGGAGAGAGGCTTCGAGAGCTTCACCGTAGGGCGGGGTGCGGCGATGCGGCGCGGGCGCTTGGAGATGTAGATGAGGCGATCGACGCCCGGCATCGTCTCGAGCACCGAGACGGGCACGTTCCTCAAATCGCCCACCACGCCCAGGATGACGTGGTGCGTTCCCGTGGAGCGGTGCACGTCGAGCCCCCAGTTCACGACGGTGCGGATGACCTGCCGCGTCTGGCGGTCCGTCGCCCTTTCCTTCATGACGACGATCATTTCCGCCGCCTCCTTCCTTTGGGGCGCTCCGCGGCGGCGCGCTCGAAGCCGCGGAACTCGTCGATGATGCGCTCGAAAAGATGCACCACCGTGCGCCGGTCGAGGGGGCCGCGGTTCGCGCGGGTCAGCTTGCGGAGAATTCTCGCCTCGCGCTCCGGGTCGTAGATTTCGCCGCCGTGCTCGCGCTTCCATTCGCCGATAGCGGCGACCGCGCGGGCGCGCTCGTTGAAGAGCTTCAAAAGCTCATGATCCACCCGGTCAATGCATTTTCTGTGTTTGTCCATGAGTATTATTTCCTAATCGCCGCAACCATCTGCGACGCCAATTCCCGCATCTTTTCCCGCGCCTGCTCCGGCGGGTGCTTCTCGACGAACGAGACGAGAGCGCTTCCCACGACGACGCCGTCGCTCCGGGCGGCGACCTCGCGCGCCTGCTCGGGCGTGGAGATGCCGAAGCCAACGGCCACTGGCTTCTTGACCACCTTGCGGACGCGCGCGAGCTCTTCGCGGAGCGTATCCGAGAGACTCGCCCTCGCGCCCGTGACGCCCATGCGCGAGACGTAATAGACGAACCCGGAGGAGGCCTTGTCCACGAGGCGCAGGCGCTCGGGCGGCGTCGTGGGCGAGGCCAGGAATATGGTGTCGAGCTTGTGCGCCTTCATCACCCGCACGTACTCGCGCGCCTCCTCGGGCGGCAGGTCCACGGCGAGAACGCCGTTCGCGCCGGCCTCCCGGGCGCGGCGGGCGAACGCTTCGAGGCCCATCTGCAGGATGGGGTTGAAGTACGAGAACAGGACGACGGGCGTCTTGTTCCCCTCCCGGCGGAAGCGCTCGATGAAATCGATAATGTCCGCGAGCGTCGTTCCGGCGCGGAGCGAGCGCTCGGCGGCGCGCTGGTTCGTCGGGCCGTCCGCGATGGGATCGGAGAACGGAACGCCCAGCTCGACGACGTCCGCGCCCGCCGAGGCGAGGGTCTTCAGAAATTTATCAGTCCATTCCATGGAGGGGTCGCCCGCCGTGAAATAGGGGATGAAGGCCGTGCGGCCCTTGTTCTTCAGCTTGTCCAAGAGTTTTCTAAGACCGGCCATCGCCCTTCTCCAGACTCTTGCGTACGGTCTCGACGTCCTTGTCGCCGCGGCCGGAAAGATTGATGATGACCACGGAGTCGCGCTTCGTCTCGGAAGCCGTTTTCTTCAGGTACGCGATGGCGTGGGCGCTTTCAAGCGCGGGCAGTATGCCTTCCGTGTGCCCGAGGAGCGTGAAGGCGTCGAGCGCCTCCGAGTCGGTGACGTGGGTGTATTCGACGCGCCCCGATTCGAACAGGAAGGAGTGCTCCGGCCCTACGGCCGGGTAATCGAGTCCCGCGGAGACGCTGTGGGTCTCGCGGATCTGTCCCGCATCGTCCTGGAGCACGTAGGTGTAGGTGCCGTGCAGGACGCCGGGCGAGCCCCCGGCGAAGCGCGCCGCATGCATGAGGCTCGGGATTCCCAGGCCGCCGGCCTCGACGCCGACCATGCGGATGTTCTTGTCTTTCAGGAACGGATAGAACAGTCCGATGGCGTTGCTCCCCCCGCCGACGCAGGCGACGAGAAGGTCAGGGAGGCGGCCCTCGGCCTTGAGGATTTGTTTCCGGGTCTCGCGCCCGATGACGCTCTGGAAATCCCGAACCATCGTGGGGTAAGGGTGCGGCCCGAGGACGGAGCCGAGCACGTAATGCGTCGTCCGGACGTTCGTCACCCAGTCGCGCATCGCCTCGTTTATGGCGTCCTTGAGGGTGCGGCTTCCAGCCGAGACGGGAATGACCTCGGCGCCGAGCTGGCGCATCCGGAAGACGTTGAGCGCCTGCCGCTCCATGTCCACCTCGCCCATGTAGACGGTGCATTCGAGGCCGAAGAGCGCGGCGGCGGTGGCCGTCGCGACGCCGTGCTGTCCCGCGCCCGTCTCGGCGATGACGCGGCGCTTCGACATCTTCGTGGCGAGAAGCACCTGCCCGACGGTGTTGTTAATCTTGTGCGCGCCGGTGTGCGCCAGGTCCTCGCGCTTGAGGTAAATTTTCGCGCGGCCGCCCAGCACCTCGCCCATGCGCGCGGCGAGCGTGAGCGGCGTCGGCCGCCCGGCGTATTCGCGCAGGAGCGCCGCGAGCTCATCCTTAAACGCCTTGTCCCGGCGAAAGCGCTCGTAGGCCTCTATGAGCTCGCTTAGGGGATGCATCAACGTCTCCGGCGCGAACTGGCCCCCGTAGGCCCCGAAGCG
The DNA window shown above is from Acidobacteriota bacterium and carries:
- a CDS encoding shikimate kinase; protein product: MPHGRTSKKNIYLTGFMASGKTTVGKRLAQRLGWRFHDVDSAIEHRARKPIAKIFSSKGEAAFRKMEELEIQRAARKRRTVIALGGGALASERNRHAVEESGLLIYLCVSPAEALRRIENDGIENRPMLRGVPPAKRKNYLAALLSKRRPLYRRASIRVATGGSTPRQIVERILRKLLWDGIAPPQSKSSRPRQ
- the aroF gene encoding 3-deoxy-7-phosphoheptulonate synthase, with amino-acid sequence MLIVMDSMHTDEQLETVVKKIEGMGFKAHVIPGAQNVAVGVTGNPGALDPGEFEILPGVKQALRVTRPYKLPGRDFKRENTVFRVGKASMGGSQFVVIAGPCAVETEEQTVRIARFVARAGAHWLRGGAYKPRTSPYSFQGLGEEGLKILAAAREETGLPVVTEVLDQRSLEKVVEYADVLQIGTRNMQNFALLREVGEAKKPVMLKRGFSATIDEWLQAAEYLLSGGTSDVFLCERGIRTFSSHTRNTLDLSAVPVVKQLSHLPVIVDPSHGVGARDKVIPMSRAAAAVGAHGIMLDVHDRPEEALCDGPQALLPDQFTLLMRDLRAMSKALGFEL
- the aroC gene encoding chorismate synthase, giving the protein MPLRYLTAGESHGRGLVGILEGMPAGLALEAAYIDAHLARRQMGYGRGGRMKIERDKAEILSGVRHGKTLGSPIGLLVHNRDWKNWEEVMAVEAGGDESLRAVRVPRPGHADMQGVVKYGFSDVRNVLERASARETAMRVALASIARKFLEEFGIHVGSRVVSIGDVRDESEINFPVSELNTRADASPVRCLDKGAEKRMVKAIDDAGEAGDTLGGVVEVAAGGLPVGLGSYAHWDRRLEGALAQALMSLNAIKGVEVGLGFEAARRRGSEVHDEIFWSGDKTRAERKTNRSGGVDGGVTTGQPLVVRAAMKPIATLMRPVRSINLETKEEAEAHVERSDVCAVPTAGVVAESLVALVLADAFLEKYGGDSMEEIKAHHAARPHK
- a CDS encoding tryptophan synthase subunit alpha — protein: MAGLRKLLDKLKNKGRTAFIPYFTAGDPSMEWTDKFLKTLASAGADVVELGVPFSDPIADGPTNQRAAERSLRAGTTLADIIDFIERFRREGNKTPVVLFSYFNPILQMGLEAFARRAREAGANGVLAVDLPPEEAREYVRVMKAHKLDTIFLASPTTPPERLRLVDKASSGFVYYVSRMGVTGARASLSDTLREELARVRKVVKKPVAVGFGISTPEQAREVAARSDGVVVGSALVSFVEKHPPEQAREKMRELASQMVAAIRK
- the aroE gene encoding shikimate dehydrogenase, with product MKFAAVIGHPVKHSLSPAIFRAFSEAMRAPLEYTAIDVRPEGLAATLDAVCESPWVGLNVTLPHKEKIVPLLDRTAPEARALGAVNVVRFRGGKRSGYNTDVAGFMAPLKRQRTTLRGKVCVVLGAGGASRAVCAALKKERVGAIHLFNRTPARAARLAREMKGKINVHSLSRKPLEEILEEEKPALVVNATSAGLDGRSSPLPRGVRLPKEAVAYDLIYRPEWTPFLRAARKQGCDVVFGLGMLVAQAAETWKIWFGESISPKTLLAIEKALQD
- the trpB gene encoding tryptophan synthase subunit beta, with translation MSAKQIGRFGAYGGQFAPETLMHPLSELIEAYERFRRDKAFKDELAALLREYAGRPTPLTLAARMGEVLGGRAKIYLKREDLAHTGAHKINNTVGQVLLATKMSKRRVIAETGAGQHGVATATAAALFGLECTVYMGEVDMERQALNVFRMRQLGAEVIPVSAGSRTLKDAINEAMRDWVTNVRTTHYVLGSVLGPHPYPTMVRDFQSVIGRETRKQILKAEGRLPDLLVACVGGGSNAIGLFYPFLKDKNIRMVGVEAGGLGIPSLMHAARFAGGSPGVLHGTYTYVLQDDAGQIRETHSVSAGLDYPAVGPEHSFLFESGRVEYTHVTDSEALDAFTLLGHTEGILPALESAHAIAYLKKTASETKRDSVVIINLSGRGDKDVETVRKSLEKGDGRS
- the aroA gene encoding 3-phosphoshikimate 1-carboxyvinyltransferase, whose amino-acid sequence is MTTRAVHPASNPLRGAVEVPGDKSVSHRALILGALAEGATRIENLAPGADVAATRRCLEALGVRVEAEGETVVVHGRGLEESLAPSPHALDAQNSGTTTRLLMGVLSGQTFEAEITGDDSLRRRPMKRVAEPLRRMGAEIELRDGEYSPVRIRGRRPLHALRYELPVPSAQVKSALLLASLFADEKSSVRDPFGTRDHTERMLSAMTTSEGLSASGDRITFRPTALHGGCSISVPRDVSSASFFLAAAALVEGSDVTLPGVGLNPTRTGFLEIIREMGGRVRASGRNEAEVEPRGTLRARFSPLYGVRVEARRLPALVDEVPVLAVLATQAHGATRIEGAGELRVKESNRLEGVASNLRRMGARAEVQGDALCVEGPTPLRGAEVDTTGDHRLAMAFAVAALVAEGETVLSDARCVEVSYPGFFEDLEKLSS
- the aroB gene encoding 3-dehydroquinate synthase, which produces MKTVRVALARKPYPVYIGAGLLDKLPHLMARHGFKERAVLVTDYHLRHRHAQRAEEAFRRAKWKVSTMALPCGERAKDLDVLARIYDFLLRNNVERRTPLIALGGGTVGDAAGFAAGTFYRGIPLVQAPTTLLAQVDSAIGGKTGVNHPRAKNAVGVFHQPRLVVCDVSVLKTLPRREVLASLGEVVKYALAFDRPFVRHLALHWKKILACDAATLVDVVARSARHKAHIVAKDELDTAGVREFLNFGHTTAHALESATNYRHLLHGEAVVWGMRAAVALSRARGLLSAKEHEEAAALLGKFSPPPCPRRLHFADIFKHLRYDKKVRGAKNVFVLLKGLGKPVRVSDVTRAELRRAFHDVGLPS
- the pheA gene encoding chorismate mutase; translated protein: MLMDKHRKCIDRVDHELLKLFNERARAVAAIGEWKREHGGEIYDPEREARILRKLTRANRGPLDRRTVVHLFERIIDEFRGFERAAAERPKGRRRRK
- a CDS encoding prephenate dehydrogenase/arogenate dehydrogenase family protein; translated protein: MIVVMKERATDRQTRQVIRTVVNWGLDVHRSTGTHHVILGVVGDLRNVPVSVLETMPGVDRLIYISKRPRRIAAPRPTVKLSKPLSVSIVGLGLMGGSLAKALRAQWPGATVVGYVRPKPGRKIPRGILRRVTSDPREAASADLVVFATPIDVTVRMIRAWAKWAKPGSLWTDMGSTKAEVCRAAASALPKHATFVGGHPMTGSEERGIEHARTDLFEGTKWILTPVRGKRLPPRARILRKLATSLGAKTILMNPREHDRIVAATSHLPQLVSTVLAVTTGPPLARSRMARRLVGPGLQGMTRIASSPHAIWRDIFATNPKDIKAAMKIFLKHLKDLETLSPKRIEGAFRRAHRMRRNLKR